In Rhodohalobacter barkolensis, the following proteins share a genomic window:
- a CDS encoding FHA domain-containing serine/threonine-protein kinase → MSSPGVIHIDRGSKVASKKATYRVENELGEGGFGSVYQISDMENLYALKLTKMWTFMPHERIEFAKRFRQEYDYGSRITSPYIVRSHDFDMLEGNPFMVMDLCTGGNLRDLVGKTFGSQKLDEIAHGILMGLKDLHDEGIIHRDIKPENILFDENRVPKLADFGISASIKKRHTVANFMGHAKEVFATGTYSPPEQIDPKQAMKVMGPSNDVYAFGAMMYELITGGRLPFGPFEEFMKDMAAYEQKKKEEKWDRAALEKSSPDQKWVEIISRCIRYRPEDRFGTIDEVLSVLGYQPVREEPGPEVYPQSDWVLRVQNGEEIGREYHLTNLKNSKSAGVLTIGWFNTENPFSNDIGIAEYFTEYISNFHATLEYNSDDYHWYIRDGQWREKGGVPGWYRSTNGVLVQGSRIDEGGKKLKPGDIIAIGDTTLKVVINQK, encoded by the coding sequence ATGAGTTCACCCGGAGTTATACATATCGACAGAGGCAGTAAAGTTGCTTCGAAAAAAGCGACTTACCGGGTTGAAAATGAGCTGGGTGAGGGCGGCTTTGGCAGTGTGTACCAGATCAGCGATATGGAGAATCTGTACGCGTTGAAGCTGACCAAGATGTGGACCTTTATGCCGCACGAGCGAATTGAATTTGCCAAAAGGTTTCGCCAAGAGTACGACTACGGATCCAGGATTACCAGCCCCTACATTGTTCGCAGCCACGATTTTGATATGCTGGAGGGAAATCCATTCATGGTGATGGATCTCTGTACCGGCGGGAATTTGCGCGACCTGGTTGGGAAAACGTTCGGTTCTCAAAAACTGGATGAGATCGCTCACGGTATTTTGATGGGCTTGAAAGACCTGCATGATGAAGGAATTATCCACAGAGACATCAAACCGGAAAATATTCTGTTCGATGAGAACAGAGTCCCAAAACTGGCCGATTTTGGAATTTCTGCTTCCATCAAGAAGCGCCACACGGTTGCCAATTTTATGGGACATGCCAAAGAGGTTTTTGCCACGGGTACCTACTCACCCCCTGAACAGATTGACCCGAAGCAGGCGATGAAAGTGATGGGCCCGTCAAATGATGTTTACGCGTTCGGCGCCATGATGTATGAGCTGATTACCGGAGGCCGGTTGCCCTTTGGGCCTTTTGAGGAGTTTATGAAAGATATGGCGGCTTATGAGCAGAAAAAAAAGGAAGAGAAGTGGGATCGCGCTGCACTTGAAAAGAGCTCACCGGATCAAAAATGGGTGGAGATCATTTCCAGATGTATTCGATACCGGCCGGAAGATCGGTTTGGGACCATAGATGAAGTATTGTCTGTATTGGGTTATCAACCGGTCCGCGAAGAGCCGGGTCCGGAAGTATATCCACAATCGGACTGGGTGTTACGGGTTCAAAATGGAGAAGAGATCGGGCGTGAATATCACCTGACAAATTTAAAGAATTCAAAATCAGCCGGGGTGCTTACCATCGGCTGGTTCAATACCGAAAACCCCTTTTCAAACGACATCGGTATAGCCGAATATTTCACGGAGTATATCTCCAATTTTCACGCCACACTTGAATACAACAGTGATGACTATCACTGGTACATCCGGGATGGACAGTGGAGAGAAAAAGGCGGAGTGCCGGGATGGTACCGGTCAACAAACGGGGTTCTGGTACAGGGCAGCCGTATTGATGAAGGTGGGAAAAAACTTAAACCCGGGGATATTATCGCCATCGGGGATACAACTCTAAAAGTAGTTATTAATCAGAAATAA
- a CDS encoding FHA domain-containing protein, producing MRCYECGYQNQSDVKVCVKCGTKLTSSGSGGQAQSNPAASSGDQGAATVRGKVASAPAWDGENASPKKMSEPVDASILKCDACGYYPLRNKPASDSPCPNCGYKGSDESLSKEQPAPMPEKSKPAAPSGAKTMRIGQVNISKEAPKPKLILVDENKNAEQAYEGEKISLNRTNLAPENSSISSKEHATFTHKDGKWTLEDKSSNGATFIQVKGKTTVESGSLIILGDKVFRVEIPESEE from the coding sequence ATGAGATGTTACGAATGTGGATATCAGAATCAATCAGACGTGAAAGTGTGCGTAAAATGCGGCACAAAACTGACGTCTTCAGGCAGTGGTGGTCAGGCTCAAAGTAATCCTGCAGCAAGTTCAGGCGACCAGGGTGCGGCAACCGTACGGGGAAAAGTCGCTTCCGCTCCTGCATGGGATGGTGAGAATGCATCACCAAAGAAGATGTCTGAGCCCGTGGATGCGAGCATCTTAAAGTGCGATGCCTGCGGCTACTACCCCCTGCGTAACAAACCTGCCAGCGATAGCCCCTGTCCAAATTGCGGATATAAAGGGAGTGATGAATCTCTAAGCAAAGAGCAACCTGCTCCCATGCCTGAAAAATCAAAACCGGCAGCACCATCCGGCGCAAAGACAATGAGAATTGGGCAGGTTAATATTTCCAAAGAGGCTCCAAAACCCAAACTGATTCTGGTTGATGAAAATAAGAATGCTGAGCAGGCATATGAAGGTGAAAAAATATCACTGAATCGAACGAACCTGGCTCCGGAGAACAGCTCCATCTCTTCGAAAGAACATGCAACATTTACCCATAAAGATGGAAAATGGACGCTCGAAGATAAAAGCAGTAACGGGGCGACTTTTATACAGGTAAAGGGTAAGACGACTGTTGAAAGCGGGTCATTAATCATTTTAGGAGATAAGGTATTCAGGGTAGAAATCCCTGAAAGCGAAGAATGA
- a CDS encoding protein phosphatase 2C domain-containing protein, producing the protein MIKKISIFGITDVGRSRTHNEDDFAICKDLSNHKWGFKRGEVHSLSELGALLIVADGMGGENAGEVASHLAQETVKEDFDALDELPDSVSEREGLLARSILKAHQAVVNHQHKNLDTAGMGTTLIIAWVVEDSVHVAWSGDSRCYIYNGYKPLYPFTEDHSLVWQMVEENHMTPEEARVHPESNIVTQSLGDEKNPPQPSVKTTKLYKGNQLILCSDGLNGMLSDEQIESVLEDGGPIDETCGKLIKAANEAGGGDNITCLMLEVHEGAEPSEADLAAQSQIKSKTTTTQILRKKNSSKSLMIGVLIVVIAVLAAWIYFDGRSPEANADPVIQDRDTGQTEEPVDSAETNQDPPIEDEPGDVDPPEEEQPPVADPDPEPAEEPSETPDEQSPLPPGNAERPSEEEKDSVRQQIPPVQKDTTLTEPGKKIQEPKDTMSTQPALPDSTNADSTADTTSTGSIEKQVNN; encoded by the coding sequence ATGATTAAAAAAATATCCATATTTGGAATTACCGATGTCGGTCGTTCCCGCACTCACAATGAAGATGATTTTGCGATCTGTAAAGATCTGTCCAATCATAAATGGGGGTTTAAACGAGGTGAAGTCCACTCCCTTTCCGAATTGGGTGCGCTTCTGATTGTTGCCGACGGAATGGGCGGTGAGAACGCCGGCGAAGTGGCTTCTCACCTGGCTCAGGAAACGGTAAAAGAGGATTTCGACGCACTCGATGAACTCCCGGATTCCGTATCAGAGCGGGAAGGCCTTCTTGCCCGTTCTATTCTGAAAGCACATCAGGCAGTTGTTAACCATCAGCATAAAAACCTCGACACGGCCGGAATGGGCACAACGCTCATTATTGCCTGGGTAGTGGAGGATTCGGTTCACGTGGCGTGGTCGGGCGACAGCCGCTGCTACATCTATAACGGATACAAACCACTTTATCCGTTTACCGAAGATCACTCCCTGGTGTGGCAGATGGTTGAAGAGAATCATATGACGCCCGAGGAGGCCAGAGTTCATCCGGAGAGCAACATTGTTACGCAAAGCCTGGGGGATGAAAAAAACCCGCCTCAGCCCTCTGTTAAAACAACAAAACTCTACAAGGGAAACCAGTTGATTTTGTGCAGTGACGGTCTGAATGGAATGCTGAGTGATGAACAGATTGAGTCTGTTCTGGAAGATGGCGGACCCATTGACGAAACCTGCGGAAAGCTGATAAAAGCTGCCAATGAAGCCGGAGGCGGCGATAATATCACTTGCCTGATGCTTGAAGTGCATGAGGGAGCAGAACCGTCAGAAGCAGATCTGGCTGCACAGAGTCAAATCAAATCTAAAACCACGACGACACAAATTCTGCGAAAGAAAAACTCATCCAAGAGCTTGATGATCGGGGTTTTGATTGTGGTAATAGCCGTATTGGCCGCCTGGATTTACTTTGATGGAAGATCACCCGAGGCGAATGCAGATCCGGTTATACAAGATCGAGATACCGGTCAGACCGAGGAACCGGTTGATTCTGCAGAAACGAATCAAGACCCGCCAATTGAAGATGAGCCGGGAGATGTTGATCCGCCTGAAGAAGAACAACCACCGGTGGCTGATCCTGATCCTGAACCTGCTGAAGAACCTTCAGAAACACCGGATGAACAAAGCCCACTTCCACCCGGAAACGCCGAGAGGCCTTCAGAGGAAGAAAAAGATTCTGTCAGACAGCAGATTCCTCCGGTTCAAAAAGACACAACATTGACAGAGCCCGGAAAAAAGATTCAAGAACCTAAGGATACCATGAGTACCCAGCCTGCTTTGCCTGACAGCACAAATGCTGATAGCACGGCAGATACGACCTCAACCGGTTCAATCGAAAAACAAGTCAATAACTAA
- a CDS encoding FHA domain-containing protein, which yields MANRATQSIGTGMKILSGANIPTYTLEYLTSTAKKNQGSFETIVVPYVELGRDSKCGVSFGDDTPTVSRKHAAIERKGDETFIINLSKSNPTLVNGRPVQNKYFLNNGDEIQLSVEGPRLRYNTTKAGTAKIGFTNKMNLVMQQAIKPYKTAAVSFLMIFILAMSGSGYMIYNLTMETDLQRELIAEQNQISRAQADSIASLNARNSDLAENFQISQEQIERDRQRMIREREQFERELAAIEERSQRQLDSLRNVSGGVNYADVIEELKPYVMAMSIKGWVTEFDGERNGYEIQEENIMCTGFLIEGGIFVTARHCIDMYGTSTEEGSFFQANLIEHSGGSASFHFTAQSYDGQFSLEFTNKDFIQDESMDRFIPWEMPNSNGVGSIRIPEYFRGADWAYMQTDYSDGMAFDKPLSENLRNGTDLFVLGYSYGAEYRVEGNLEPYFSTAKVTLSGIQDGTVHVTEAGWDSGNSGGPVLTMNNGVPTAIGLVTGRYQQATISEGGDVIYTPTSIKMVTPLINF from the coding sequence ATGGCAAACAGAGCTACACAATCTATTGGAACGGGAATGAAAATTCTCAGCGGGGCCAATATTCCAACCTATACCCTAGAGTATCTGACATCTACAGCAAAGAAAAACCAGGGCTCATTCGAAACCATTGTTGTTCCCTATGTGGAACTGGGGCGTGACAGTAAATGCGGGGTATCCTTTGGCGATGATACACCTACGGTTAGCCGTAAGCATGCCGCTATTGAGCGCAAGGGGGATGAAACCTTCATCATCAACCTGTCCAAATCGAACCCAACGCTGGTGAATGGTCGGCCGGTACAGAATAAATATTTTTTGAATAACGGGGATGAGATTCAGCTCTCTGTTGAGGGGCCGAGGTTGCGATATAACACCACCAAAGCCGGAACGGCAAAGATTGGATTTACTAATAAGATGAACCTAGTGATGCAGCAGGCGATCAAGCCGTATAAAACTGCGGCGGTTTCATTTTTGATGATTTTCATTCTGGCAATGAGTGGTTCCGGTTATATGATCTATAACTTAACTATGGAAACCGATTTACAGAGAGAGTTAATTGCCGAACAAAATCAAATCAGCCGAGCACAGGCTGATTCTATCGCAAGCTTGAATGCGAGAAATAGTGATCTTGCAGAAAATTTTCAGATTTCTCAAGAACAAATCGAGCGGGACAGGCAAAGAATGATCCGCGAGCGGGAACAGTTTGAACGAGAATTAGCCGCCATTGAAGAGAGAAGCCAGCGACAGCTGGACAGCTTGAGAAATGTATCCGGTGGAGTGAACTATGCTGACGTAATTGAAGAACTGAAGCCGTATGTAATGGCAATGTCTATTAAAGGGTGGGTAACAGAATTTGATGGAGAACGAAACGGGTACGAAATTCAGGAGGAAAATATAATGTGCACCGGGTTTTTAATAGAGGGAGGAATTTTTGTAACGGCCAGGCATTGTATAGATATGTACGGAACAAGTACTGAAGAAGGCTCGTTTTTTCAGGCAAATTTAATAGAGCACAGTGGTGGGAGCGCTTCATTTCATTTTACTGCACAATCGTATGATGGTCAGTTTAGCCTGGAGTTTACTAATAAAGATTTCATCCAGGATGAATCTATGGATAGATTCATTCCATGGGAAATGCCAAACAGTAATGGGGTGGGTTCTATAAGAATACCTGAATACTTCAGAGGAGCCGATTGGGCGTACATGCAAACCGACTATAGTGATGGTATGGCATTTGATAAGCCGTTGTCGGAAAATCTGAGAAACGGTACAGATCTGTTTGTATTGGGATATTCGTACGGTGCAGAGTACAGGGTTGAAGGAAATCTTGAGCCCTATTTTTCAACGGCAAAAGTGACCTTGTCAGGTATTCAGGATGGTACGGTACATGTCACCGAAGCCGGCTGGGATTCAGGGAACTCAGGAGGGCCCGTATTGACGATGAATAACGGGGTACCAACGGCGATCGGTCTTGTGACAGGAAGGTATCAGCAGGCAACGATATCAGAAGGGGGTGACGTAATTTACACACCTACTTCAATAAAGATGGTTACGCCACTAATAAATTTTTAA
- a CDS encoding MotA/TolQ/ExbB proton channel family protein: MTKSSNSLDRANRVLLAFATALFIQAIIVLIYINTGSEIFPSLHRISILLGGSLSAGGYVQFITIFCFVWGLLEIRFQSRKNRFERAYFSTELLPEEEHRVIGETEINKIRLRISQYLQQKYSEGQGEDYFLLQIVKKACTKFRANQSAESAFMIVESQSRINRDKSESRQSGIRYLLWAIPSIGFVGTILGISQSLAIANTGDIDLITSTLAVAFDTTLVALVLSLIMMFSYHSLQEATETLHHDIEEYVIEHFINKIDVT, from the coding sequence TTGACAAAATCATCGAACTCGCTGGATCGGGCTAACAGGGTACTACTGGCATTTGCAACGGCCTTATTTATCCAGGCGATTATCGTTCTCATTTACATCAACACAGGAAGTGAAATCTTTCCTTCACTGCACCGCATCTCCATCCTGCTGGGCGGGAGTCTGTCAGCCGGTGGATATGTTCAGTTTATCACCATTTTCTGTTTTGTGTGGGGGCTATTGGAGATCCGTTTCCAAAGCAGAAAAAATCGATTTGAGCGGGCCTATTTCTCTACTGAATTACTGCCGGAAGAGGAGCACAGAGTGATCGGGGAAACCGAAATCAATAAGATTCGTCTTCGAATCAGCCAATATCTTCAGCAGAAGTACAGTGAGGGTCAAGGCGAAGATTACTTTCTTCTGCAGATCGTAAAAAAGGCGTGTACAAAATTCAGGGCCAATCAGTCTGCCGAGTCTGCTTTTATGATTGTGGAGTCGCAAAGCCGGATCAACAGGGATAAATCTGAAAGCCGCCAATCCGGTATCCGGTACCTTTTATGGGCTATTCCGTCCATCGGTTTTGTGGGTACCATTCTGGGTATTTCCCAGTCACTGGCTATAGCCAATACCGGAGACATCGACCTGATCACATCAACCCTTGCTGTGGCATTTGACACTACTCTCGTTGCACTGGTCCTGAGCTTAATTATGATGTTCAGCTACCACAGCCTACAGGAGGCCACTGAGACCCTGCATCACGACATTGAAGAGTATGTGATTGAGCATTTCATCAACAAAATTGATGTGACCTGA
- a CDS encoding copper-translocating P-type ATPase yields the protein MKNKSEAHSNQPNNHSVKDDHSPDGHDHHDENDHGDHSHHDHHKMMVQDFKFRFWWVLALTIPILALSPMIQQFMGVDWSFSGDEWILAALSTVVFFFGGWPFLTGLVDELKEKQPGMMTLIGLAISIAYLYSTAVVFGFEGDLLYWELATLVGIMLLGHWVEMRSVMSASSALEELAELIPGEAHLVKEDGSTEDVSVDQLQKGDKVLIKPGEKVPADGIVVDGKSSVNEAMLTGESKPVDKTDGDEVIGGSVNEKGSLTIEISKTGDDSFLSQVMNLVKEAQESKSKTQDLANRAAFWLTIIAITAGLLTFGAWIFFTGESFDFAMNRTVAVMVITCPHALGLAIPLVVSMSTSIAASNGFLIRNRVAFEQARNLDAVIFDKTGTLTEGTFTVTDILNFDDEFSDDEILKYAASLETNSEHPLAKGILEKADDTFDVEEFDSITGKGIQGRANGKSVKVVSPGYIREQEINYPEEQVEEISSQGKTVVFVVIDDSLAGAIALGDQIRESSKSAIKALHEMGIECIMLTGDNQQTAEYVAGELDMDQVFAEVLPDEKADKVKEVQGQGKLVAMTGDGVNDAPALATADIGIAIGAGSDVAVETGDIVLVKNNPKDVTALIKLSKSTYGKMVQNLFWATGYNVVAIPLAAGTLYAWGIILSPAVGAILMSLSTVIVAINARLLKLEE from the coding sequence ATGAAAAACAAATCCGAAGCACACTCAAATCAACCAAATAATCATTCAGTAAAAGATGATCATAGTCCTGACGGTCATGATCACCACGATGAAAACGATCACGGTGACCACTCCCACCACGACCATCACAAAATGATGGTACAGGATTTCAAATTCCGTTTCTGGTGGGTGCTGGCCTTAACCATTCCGATTCTTGCACTCTCGCCTATGATTCAACAGTTCATGGGAGTGGATTGGAGTTTTTCCGGTGACGAGTGGATTTTGGCCGCTCTCTCCACCGTGGTATTCTTCTTTGGCGGATGGCCGTTTTTAACAGGCTTGGTGGATGAGCTTAAGGAAAAACAGCCCGGTATGATGACCCTCATCGGGCTGGCGATATCGATTGCCTACCTCTACAGTACAGCCGTTGTGTTTGGGTTTGAAGGAGATCTGCTTTACTGGGAGCTTGCCACACTGGTGGGCATCATGCTATTGGGCCACTGGGTCGAGATGCGGTCGGTAATGAGCGCATCATCTGCTTTGGAAGAGCTTGCCGAATTGATTCCCGGAGAAGCACATTTAGTTAAAGAGGATGGATCTACCGAAGATGTATCCGTCGATCAGCTTCAAAAAGGAGACAAGGTTCTGATCAAACCCGGAGAAAAAGTACCGGCTGATGGGATTGTAGTTGATGGAAAATCCAGCGTTAATGAAGCCATGCTTACCGGAGAATCCAAACCGGTGGATAAAACCGATGGGGACGAAGTCATTGGTGGGTCGGTCAACGAAAAAGGATCACTCACAATTGAAATTTCCAAAACTGGCGATGATTCTTTTCTATCGCAGGTCATGAACCTGGTGAAAGAGGCGCAAGAGAGCAAATCCAAAACACAGGATCTTGCCAACCGGGCAGCGTTTTGGTTAACAATCATTGCTATTACCGCCGGACTTCTCACCTTTGGAGCCTGGATATTTTTTACCGGCGAGAGTTTCGATTTTGCCATGAACCGAACCGTGGCCGTAATGGTGATTACCTGTCCGCACGCGCTGGGACTGGCCATACCGCTGGTTGTGTCAATGTCTACCAGTATTGCCGCTTCTAACGGATTCCTGATCCGAAACCGTGTTGCTTTTGAACAGGCGCGAAACCTGGACGCTGTAATTTTCGACAAAACCGGAACGCTTACCGAAGGTACATTTACCGTTACCGATATCCTGAATTTTGACGATGAATTTTCTGATGACGAAATCCTGAAATATGCTGCCTCGCTCGAAACCAACTCCGAGCACCCACTGGCCAAAGGGATTTTAGAAAAAGCGGACGACACGTTTGATGTAGAAGAATTTGATTCCATTACCGGAAAAGGAATTCAGGGCAGGGCAAACGGTAAATCGGTGAAAGTCGTGAGTCCGGGCTACATTCGGGAACAGGAGATAAACTATCCTGAAGAACAGGTTGAAGAGATTTCTTCACAAGGAAAAACGGTCGTGTTTGTGGTGATTGACGACTCCCTGGCCGGAGCGATAGCCCTCGGAGATCAGATCCGGGAGTCGTCAAAAAGTGCAATCAAAGCCCTGCATGAGATGGGCATTGAGTGCATCATGCTGACCGGCGATAATCAACAAACCGCTGAATATGTGGCCGGTGAACTTGACATGGATCAGGTATTCGCTGAGGTGCTACCGGATGAAAAAGCCGATAAAGTGAAAGAGGTACAGGGACAGGGCAAACTCGTAGCCATGACCGGCGACGGTGTGAATGACGCTCCTGCTCTTGCAACTGCCGATATCGGAATTGCCATTGGCGCCGGATCGGATGTAGCGGTAGAGACCGGTGATATCGTGCTTGTTAAAAACAACCCGAAAGATGTGACAGCACTGATCAAGCTATCGAAGTCAACTTATGGGAAAATGGTACAAAATCTGTTCTGGGCTACCGGTTACAACGTAGTGGCCATTCCGCTTGCGGCCGGTACTCTCTATGCCTGGGGAATTATTTTAAGTCCTGCCGTGGGAGCAATTTTGATGTCGCTCAGTACGGTGATTGTAGCGATTAATGCGCGGCTCTTGAAGTTGGAAGAGTAG